In Desulfurococcaceae archaeon MEX13E-LK6-19, the genomic window AACCAGTGTATTCATGTATGATATTCACAGTACAAGTTAATGGGCATAGAGTAACAACTGTTGAAGGTTTAGCAAATGATGATTTATTCAAGAAGCTAGTCTATAGTTTCGCGGAAAAAGGAGCCATACAATGCGGATACTGTACACCGGGAATAATGCTTGTAGCTTATAGTCTTCTATCACAGGGAAGAGGCATCACGAAAGAAGATGTGATAAAAGCTCTAGAAGGCAATTTGTGTAGATGTACAGGCTACAAGAAAATTATTGAGGCAGTATTGGCGGCGAGCACTAGAGACTGATACCATCCAGGTATTTAGTAAACAAAATCGGGAAAAGTGTTTACAATATTCTATTCATGTTTTTCTCTGCGATACTTCTCTATTATGTCATGGAAGAAGTACCAGGCCGAGAACACTCCTATAGATAACCCTATTCCTATGCTGATACCCCATGCTAGTGCTGCCTTTACTTCCGGAGAGAGTGCTGTTATGTCTATAATCAGTACTAGTGACATGAACAACAAGAGCAGGAACATGAAGCCTCGGAGACGTGCTTCCATACGTATTCTTTCTACAAGCAAGCTCAGTGATATGAAGACGAATATGACTAGGAATACGACGCTAGCAACACGGGCCACGTAGTCTATGAACAATGTTGTTGCATGGACTTGTTCTGGGAATAACGTCAAAACTATTGAGTATAGTGCGAGTATCGCTAAGCCTATGTTGGTTAGTGCTATTACGAGATTTGTTACACTAAAATAGGTGTGCATGAGCAACGGCTTCATGATCTCGTCTACGCGGAAGATAGTGAGTATCTTCCTAAGCAGCCTGGTAACAATAAGTGCTATAGCTACGTAGACCGCTACTATCGCTATAGCTATAAAGATCTTTGGAAACACTGATACGAGATCACGTAGGGCCATCGAGAAGGCTTTCCATAGAACCTCTATACCGCCTGCAGTAGTATTCGTGGTAGGTAGTGTCTCATTCGCGTAGACGTCTAGGCCAAGCATTTTCATCCACCACTGGTCAACATGATAATGTAGTATAGTGTCCTATATATTATGAACAATATAATTAGTGCTAGCACTAGAATAGTGAATCTCAGGGCGGTCCTGGCTGTTTCCTCCATTGTGAACAGTATGAAGCTATAGCTCGTTATGCTTGATTGATAAAGTATTCTCGAGTACAATCTAGTATAGCTTGGCGGAACTATTGCTAGTTCAGGTATTGTAGTTAATGCTATACCTAATCCTAGGAAACCATATAGGCTGGCAGCAATGAATACTAGCATTGTGGTCTCGGCTACGAGATATCCTGTAAACCCGGCTATCATTGTCGCCATCGCGCCAGCTGTTGATAATAGTATTCCTGCTCGTGTAACACCTAGTTTCTTAACCAGTCCTGCATAAGCTATGCTTACGTAGAGGTTTGTTCCGACCAACGAGAAGCTGTATATTACAGCTATGCCTAAATGAGCTAGCGGGAACGGTGTTATATAGACTAAAATAGGGATCGTGCTTAACAGGATAATGGCATACCTATAGCTGGTTATTCCTTTTCTAACCCAATATAGGCTTGAGAAGATGTTTGATAGCGTCTGAATGAACCCAAGTAATGCTGCCAGGTAATCGGGCGCATTAAGATCACGCATTATCCTTGGTACCCATGCTATCGATAAGAGGCTTGATGAGCTAAGTAATACCACTAAGAGGAGATAG contains:
- a CDS encoding (2Fe-2S)-binding protein, encoding MVKVSFILNNKPVEVDVKPNEILLDTLRLKLGVKSVKRGCEKGECGVCTVLLDGKPVYSCMIFTVQVNGHRVTTVEGLANDDLFKKLVYSFAEKGAIQCGYCTPGIMLVAYSLLSQGRGITKEDVIKALEGNLCRCTGYKKIIEAVLAASTRD